In Octopus bimaculoides isolate UCB-OBI-ISO-001 chromosome 21, ASM119413v2, whole genome shotgun sequence, a single window of DNA contains:
- the LOC106884114 gene encoding endoplasmic reticulum transmembrane helix translocase isoform X1 codes for MANVNDEIKSLTYFNVRPVILRGFVGPFLILYICWFYLWIVVYGVEEYFDAGIIAVGIIVFVHTLTGLFCVWSVHVQCALTCTSVSDPFKASLVKVVPTPNNGSTELVTLNHVTLLPSGQPLDPNSSEASQENLKQASLKKEAWFWFQKTKYVYSADEKKQFLPLNFPVDLSIKQFLEWKGYPDEVEIKAAEYKYGKNTMEMIVPKFMELFQERATAPFFIFQVFGVALWSLEEYWYYSLFTLIMLVAFEATLVQQQLRNMTEIRKMGNKPYIIQVYRNRRWRGIYSDELLPGDIVSIGRTQDEKLVPCDLLLLRGPCIVDESMLTGESVPVMKEPVENLTDHTHVFNIETDGQLHVLYGGTKVVQHSAPSKTAAGLKCDNMCIAYVLHHSFNTSQGKLLRTILYGTKHLTANNLETFFFILFLLFFAIIAAAYVWVYGTMDPDRNRYKLFLECAIILTSVVPPELPIELSLAVNTSLLALIKFNIYCTEPFRIPSAGKLDICCFDKTGTLTSDCLVVEGVAGLNGKKLVPTLSSPITTNQVLATCHSLVQMEDELIGDPLEKATLSAVEWKLTRNDAVIPTKIKTHGLKIFQRFHFSSALKRMSVIAGYSATAGETEYIATVKGAPETLKAMFQNPPKDYDEVYLAMARRGARVLALGHKTIGVLTHQQVRELTREAAECNLEFAGFVIISCPLKTDSHAVIKEIQQSSHHVVMITGDNPLTACHVAQELRITQSEHTLVLQPPNVHSDVWHWQSIDDTLIFNLGMENLRKLIKEYDLCITGQSISHLQTLDPILMKTLLPNVKVFARVAPKQKEFVITLFKDVGFITLMCGDGTNDVGALKHADVGVALVANGPERFPEKLDKKRSKKSENINTDGTSTDRVQVPQTRGKCTSRIAKQRAINRGENLAYPEKKIANILKQMEEEEKAQVVRLGDASIAAPFSSKVSSAMSVCHIIKQGRCTLVTTLQMFKILALSALILAYSQSVLYLDGVKFSDSQQTIQGLLLAGCFLFNSRSKPLRTLSKERPLPNIFNIYTILTVLGQFVVHFTSLVYLVRDARVRSGYDEYRKVDLEAKFEPNLLNTTVYIISVTLQVSTFFVNYTGEPFMEGLKDNKPLLYSLLISGSTVLLLASGIFPQMLDMFQLVELPSDVSIACKTLRFLLSIFLKNKNFCVI; via the exons ATGGCGAACGTGAACGATGAGATCAAAAGCCTCACTTATTTTAACGTCCGACCAGTCATACTTCGAGGGTTTGTGGGGCCTTTCTTAATTCTGTACATCTGTTGGTTTTATCTCTGGATCGTGGTGTATGGAGTCGAAGAATATTTCGACGCTGGTATTATTGCCGTCGGTATAATCGTGTTTGTACACACCCTCACAGGCCTGTTTTGTGTTTGGTCCGTTCACGTCCAATGTGCACTCACTTGTACTTCG GTGTCTGATCCTTTTAAAGCTTCTCTTGTAAAGGTCGTGCCAACTCCTAATAATGGTTCAACAGAACTAGTGACATTAAATCATGTAACG TTATTACCGTCTGGTCAGCCTCTGGACCCAAATTCTAGTGAAGCTTCCCAGGAAAATCTTAAACAG gCTAGTTTAAAAAAAGAGGCTTGGTTCTGGTTTCAAAAAACCAAGTATGTCTACAGTGCAGATGAGAAGAAACAGTTTCTACCTCTCAACTTCCCTGTCGATTTGAGTATTAAACAGTTTTTGGAATGGAAGGGTTATCCTGACGAAGTTGAAATTAAAGCAGCTGAATACAAGTATGGAAAGAACAC CATGGAAATGATTGTCCCTAAATTCATGGAATTATTTCAAGAAAGAGCTACAGCACCGTTCTTCATCTTCCAAGTGTTTGGAGTTGCTCTGTGGAGTTTGGAAGAATACTGGTATTACAGTCTTTTCACTTTAATCATGTTGGTTGCGTTTGAAGCGACTCTCGTACAACAACAACTCCGCAACATGACTGAAATACGGAAAATGGGTAACAAACCTTACATCATTCAG GTTTACCGAAATAGGCGCTGGCGTGGAATTTACAGTGATGAACTTCTTCCTGGAGACATCGTGTCCATAG gGCGTACTCAAGATGAAAAACTTGTGCCTTGTGATTTACTGCTGTTACGTGGACCTTGTATTGTTGATGAGTCCATGTTAACTGGGGAGTCAGTACCAGTCATGAAA gAACCTGTTGAAAACTTGACTGACCACACTCATGTTTTCAACATTGAAACAGATGGTCAGCTGCATGTTTTGTATGGAGGGACAAAGGTTGTACAGCATTCAGCACCAAGTAAAACAGCAGCTGGGCTAAAAT GTGACAATATGTGCATCGCCTATGTGCTACACCACAGCTTTAACACCTCTCAGGGTAAACTTCTCCGAACCATCTTATACGGCACCAAGCATTTAACTGCAAATAACTTAGAAACCTTTTTCTTCATCCTCTTTTTGCTGTTCTTTGCAATCATAGCTGCTGCTTATGTATGGGtttatg GAACAATGGATCCTGATAGAAACAGATACAAGTTATTCTTGGAATGTGCAATAATCTTGACTTCGGTCGTTCCACCAGAACTACCAATAGAATTATCTCTTGCAGTCAACACCTCACTGTTGGCTCTTATTAAATTCA ATATATATTGTACAGAACCTTTCCGAATTCCATCTGCTGGGAAACTGGACATCTGCTGTTTCGACAAAACTGGGACACTGACCAGCGATTGTTTAGTTGTTGAAGGAGTGGCTGGACTAAA TGGTAAAAAGTTAGTTCCGACTCTTTCATCACCAATAACAACCAACCAGGTTCTGGCTACGTGCCACTCTCTGGTTCAAATGGAAGACGAACTTATTGGGGATCCTCTGGAAAAAGCTACTCTCTCTGCCGTTGAGTGGAAATTAACAAGGA ATGATGCTGTAATACCAACGAAAATAAAAACCCATGGATTGAAGATCTTCCAGCGTTTCCATTTCTCCAGTGCACTGAAAAGAATGTCTGTGATAGCCGGTTACTCTGCCACTGCTGGTGAGACGGAATACATTGCCACTGTCAAAGGAGCACCAGAAACCCTTAAAGCTATG tttcaaaatCCACCAAAAGACTATGATGAAGTTTATTTGGCTATGGCTAGAAGAGGAGCTCGAGTTTTGGCTTTGGGCCACAAGACTATTGGGGTTCTGACTCACCAACAG GTGCGAGAACTGACCCGAGAGGCTGCAGAATGCAATTTAGAGTTTGCTGGATTTGTCATCATTTCCTGCCCACTGAAGACTGACTCTCATGCGGTTATCAAAGAAATTCAACAGTCATCTCATCAT GTGGTTATGATTACTGGGGACAACCCATTAACAGCTTGCCACGTCGCTCAAGAGTTGAGAATCACTCAAAGTGAACACACACTCGTACTACAACCTCCCAACGTTCACT ctGATGTATGGCACTGGCAGTCGATTGATGATACTTTGATTTTTAATTTAGGAATGGAAAACTTGCGGAAACTGATAAAGGAGTATGATTTGTGTATTACTGGTCAG AGTATATCTCATCTCCAAACTTTAGATCCTATTCTCATGAAAACCCTACTTCCTAATGTGAAAGTTTTTGCTCGGGTTGCACCGAAACAGAAG gaaTTTGTAATTACACTATTCAAAGATGTTGGTTTTATTACACTCATGTGTGGAGATGGAACAAATGATGTTGGAGCTTTGAAACATGCAGATGTTG GTGTGGCACTTGTCGCAAATGGCCCTGAAAGATTTCCAGAAAAATTAgacaaaaaaagaagtaaaaaatctgaG AACATTAATACAGATGGTACTTCTACTGACCGAGTACAGGTACCACAGACGAGAGGGAAGTGTACAAGTAGAATTGCCAAACAGAGAGCAATTAATCGGGGAGAAAATCTTGCATACCCTGAG aaaaaaatagcaaacatcttgaaacaaatggaagaagaagaaaaagctcaGGTTGTTCGATTAGGGGATGCGAGTATTGCAGCTCCATTTAGCTccaaagtgtcttctgctatgtcTG TTTGCCATATCATCAAACAAGGGCGTTGCACTTTGGTTACAACATTGCAGATGTTCAAGATTTTAGCCCTTAGTGCTTTGATATTGGCCTACAGCCAGAGTGTGCTATACCTGGATGGTGTGAAATTCAGTGACAGTCAACAAACAATACAAGGACTATTATTAGCTGGTTGTTTTCTCTTTAATTCCAGGTCGAAG CCTTTACGTACATTATCAAAAGAACGGCCTTTAcctaatatattcaatatttacacCATCTTAACGGTGCTGGGACAGTTTGTAGTCCATTTTACAAGTTTGGTATACTTGGTTAGAGACGCCAGAGTTCGCTCAGGATACGA TGAGTATCGGAAAGTTGACCTTGAAGCTAAATTTGAACCCAATTTGCTCAACACCACAGTTTATATTATTTCTGTGACACTTCAAGTTTCTACATTCTTTGTAAATTACACT GGCGAACCATTTATGGAAGGCTTAAAAGACAACAAACCCCTATTGTATAGTTTATTAATATCTGGCTCTACAGTGTTGCTATTAGCTTCTGGAATCTTCCCACAGATGCTGGATATGTTTCAACTTGTAGAACTTCCAAGTGATGTAAGTATTGCCTGCAAGACATTGCGgtttcttctttctatattcttgaaaaataaaaatttctgtgTCATATGA
- the LOC106884114 gene encoding endoplasmic reticulum transmembrane helix translocase isoform X3 encodes MWLVSDPFKASLVKVVPTPNNGSTELVTLNHVTLLPSGQPLDPNSSEASQENLKQASLKKEAWFWFQKTKYVYSADEKKQFLPLNFPVDLSIKQFLEWKGYPDEVEIKAAEYKYGKNTMEMIVPKFMELFQERATAPFFIFQVFGVALWSLEEYWYYSLFTLIMLVAFEATLVQQQLRNMTEIRKMGNKPYIIQVYRNRRWRGIYSDELLPGDIVSIGRTQDEKLVPCDLLLLRGPCIVDESMLTGESVPVMKEPVENLTDHTHVFNIETDGQLHVLYGGTKVVQHSAPSKTAAGLKCDNMCIAYVLHHSFNTSQGKLLRTILYGTKHLTANNLETFFFILFLLFFAIIAAAYVWVYGTMDPDRNRYKLFLECAIILTSVVPPELPIELSLAVNTSLLALIKFNIYCTEPFRIPSAGKLDICCFDKTGTLTSDCLVVEGVAGLNGKKLVPTLSSPITTNQVLATCHSLVQMEDELIGDPLEKATLSAVEWKLTRNDAVIPTKIKTHGLKIFQRFHFSSALKRMSVIAGYSATAGETEYIATVKGAPETLKAMFQNPPKDYDEVYLAMARRGARVLALGHKTIGVLTHQQVRELTREAAECNLEFAGFVIISCPLKTDSHAVIKEIQQSSHHVVMITGDNPLTACHVAQELRITQSEHTLVLQPPNVHSDVWHWQSIDDTLIFNLGMENLRKLIKEYDLCITGQSISHLQTLDPILMKTLLPNVKVFARVAPKQKEFVITLFKDVGFITLMCGDGTNDVGALKHADVGVALVANGPERFPEKLDKKRSKKSENINTDGTSTDRVQVPQTRGKCTSRIAKQRAINRGENLAYPEKKIANILKQMEEEEKAQVVRLGDASIAAPFSSKVSSAMSVCHIIKQGRCTLVTTLQMFKILALSALILAYSQSVLYLDGVKFSDSQQTIQGLLLAGCFLFNSRSKPLRTLSKERPLPNIFNIYTILTVLGQFVVHFTSLVYLVRDARVRSGYDEYRKVDLEAKFEPNLLNTTVYIISVTLQVSTFFVNYTGEPFMEGLKDNKPLLYSLLISGSTVLLLASGIFPQMLDMFQLVELPSDVSIACKTLRFLLSIFLKNKNFCVI; translated from the exons atgtggttg GTGTCTGATCCTTTTAAAGCTTCTCTTGTAAAGGTCGTGCCAACTCCTAATAATGGTTCAACAGAACTAGTGACATTAAATCATGTAACG TTATTACCGTCTGGTCAGCCTCTGGACCCAAATTCTAGTGAAGCTTCCCAGGAAAATCTTAAACAG gCTAGTTTAAAAAAAGAGGCTTGGTTCTGGTTTCAAAAAACCAAGTATGTCTACAGTGCAGATGAGAAGAAACAGTTTCTACCTCTCAACTTCCCTGTCGATTTGAGTATTAAACAGTTTTTGGAATGGAAGGGTTATCCTGACGAAGTTGAAATTAAAGCAGCTGAATACAAGTATGGAAAGAACAC CATGGAAATGATTGTCCCTAAATTCATGGAATTATTTCAAGAAAGAGCTACAGCACCGTTCTTCATCTTCCAAGTGTTTGGAGTTGCTCTGTGGAGTTTGGAAGAATACTGGTATTACAGTCTTTTCACTTTAATCATGTTGGTTGCGTTTGAAGCGACTCTCGTACAACAACAACTCCGCAACATGACTGAAATACGGAAAATGGGTAACAAACCTTACATCATTCAG GTTTACCGAAATAGGCGCTGGCGTGGAATTTACAGTGATGAACTTCTTCCTGGAGACATCGTGTCCATAG gGCGTACTCAAGATGAAAAACTTGTGCCTTGTGATTTACTGCTGTTACGTGGACCTTGTATTGTTGATGAGTCCATGTTAACTGGGGAGTCAGTACCAGTCATGAAA gAACCTGTTGAAAACTTGACTGACCACACTCATGTTTTCAACATTGAAACAGATGGTCAGCTGCATGTTTTGTATGGAGGGACAAAGGTTGTACAGCATTCAGCACCAAGTAAAACAGCAGCTGGGCTAAAAT GTGACAATATGTGCATCGCCTATGTGCTACACCACAGCTTTAACACCTCTCAGGGTAAACTTCTCCGAACCATCTTATACGGCACCAAGCATTTAACTGCAAATAACTTAGAAACCTTTTTCTTCATCCTCTTTTTGCTGTTCTTTGCAATCATAGCTGCTGCTTATGTATGGGtttatg GAACAATGGATCCTGATAGAAACAGATACAAGTTATTCTTGGAATGTGCAATAATCTTGACTTCGGTCGTTCCACCAGAACTACCAATAGAATTATCTCTTGCAGTCAACACCTCACTGTTGGCTCTTATTAAATTCA ATATATATTGTACAGAACCTTTCCGAATTCCATCTGCTGGGAAACTGGACATCTGCTGTTTCGACAAAACTGGGACACTGACCAGCGATTGTTTAGTTGTTGAAGGAGTGGCTGGACTAAA TGGTAAAAAGTTAGTTCCGACTCTTTCATCACCAATAACAACCAACCAGGTTCTGGCTACGTGCCACTCTCTGGTTCAAATGGAAGACGAACTTATTGGGGATCCTCTGGAAAAAGCTACTCTCTCTGCCGTTGAGTGGAAATTAACAAGGA ATGATGCTGTAATACCAACGAAAATAAAAACCCATGGATTGAAGATCTTCCAGCGTTTCCATTTCTCCAGTGCACTGAAAAGAATGTCTGTGATAGCCGGTTACTCTGCCACTGCTGGTGAGACGGAATACATTGCCACTGTCAAAGGAGCACCAGAAACCCTTAAAGCTATG tttcaaaatCCACCAAAAGACTATGATGAAGTTTATTTGGCTATGGCTAGAAGAGGAGCTCGAGTTTTGGCTTTGGGCCACAAGACTATTGGGGTTCTGACTCACCAACAG GTGCGAGAACTGACCCGAGAGGCTGCAGAATGCAATTTAGAGTTTGCTGGATTTGTCATCATTTCCTGCCCACTGAAGACTGACTCTCATGCGGTTATCAAAGAAATTCAACAGTCATCTCATCAT GTGGTTATGATTACTGGGGACAACCCATTAACAGCTTGCCACGTCGCTCAAGAGTTGAGAATCACTCAAAGTGAACACACACTCGTACTACAACCTCCCAACGTTCACT ctGATGTATGGCACTGGCAGTCGATTGATGATACTTTGATTTTTAATTTAGGAATGGAAAACTTGCGGAAACTGATAAAGGAGTATGATTTGTGTATTACTGGTCAG AGTATATCTCATCTCCAAACTTTAGATCCTATTCTCATGAAAACCCTACTTCCTAATGTGAAAGTTTTTGCTCGGGTTGCACCGAAACAGAAG gaaTTTGTAATTACACTATTCAAAGATGTTGGTTTTATTACACTCATGTGTGGAGATGGAACAAATGATGTTGGAGCTTTGAAACATGCAGATGTTG GTGTGGCACTTGTCGCAAATGGCCCTGAAAGATTTCCAGAAAAATTAgacaaaaaaagaagtaaaaaatctgaG AACATTAATACAGATGGTACTTCTACTGACCGAGTACAGGTACCACAGACGAGAGGGAAGTGTACAAGTAGAATTGCCAAACAGAGAGCAATTAATCGGGGAGAAAATCTTGCATACCCTGAG aaaaaaatagcaaacatcttgaaacaaatggaagaagaagaaaaagctcaGGTTGTTCGATTAGGGGATGCGAGTATTGCAGCTCCATTTAGCTccaaagtgtcttctgctatgtcTG TTTGCCATATCATCAAACAAGGGCGTTGCACTTTGGTTACAACATTGCAGATGTTCAAGATTTTAGCCCTTAGTGCTTTGATATTGGCCTACAGCCAGAGTGTGCTATACCTGGATGGTGTGAAATTCAGTGACAGTCAACAAACAATACAAGGACTATTATTAGCTGGTTGTTTTCTCTTTAATTCCAGGTCGAAG CCTTTACGTACATTATCAAAAGAACGGCCTTTAcctaatatattcaatatttacacCATCTTAACGGTGCTGGGACAGTTTGTAGTCCATTTTACAAGTTTGGTATACTTGGTTAGAGACGCCAGAGTTCGCTCAGGATACGA TGAGTATCGGAAAGTTGACCTTGAAGCTAAATTTGAACCCAATTTGCTCAACACCACAGTTTATATTATTTCTGTGACACTTCAAGTTTCTACATTCTTTGTAAATTACACT GGCGAACCATTTATGGAAGGCTTAAAAGACAACAAACCCCTATTGTATAGTTTATTAATATCTGGCTCTACAGTGTTGCTATTAGCTTCTGGAATCTTCCCACAGATGCTGGATATGTTTCAACTTGTAGAACTTCCAAGTGATGTAAGTATTGCCTGCAAGACATTGCGgtttcttctttctatattcttgaaaaataaaaatttctgtgTCATATGA
- the LOC106884114 gene encoding endoplasmic reticulum transmembrane helix translocase isoform X2, translating into MVQIMVSDPFKASLVKVVPTPNNGSTELVTLNHVTLLPSGQPLDPNSSEASQENLKQASLKKEAWFWFQKTKYVYSADEKKQFLPLNFPVDLSIKQFLEWKGYPDEVEIKAAEYKYGKNTMEMIVPKFMELFQERATAPFFIFQVFGVALWSLEEYWYYSLFTLIMLVAFEATLVQQQLRNMTEIRKMGNKPYIIQVYRNRRWRGIYSDELLPGDIVSIGRTQDEKLVPCDLLLLRGPCIVDESMLTGESVPVMKEPVENLTDHTHVFNIETDGQLHVLYGGTKVVQHSAPSKTAAGLKCDNMCIAYVLHHSFNTSQGKLLRTILYGTKHLTANNLETFFFILFLLFFAIIAAAYVWVYGTMDPDRNRYKLFLECAIILTSVVPPELPIELSLAVNTSLLALIKFNIYCTEPFRIPSAGKLDICCFDKTGTLTSDCLVVEGVAGLNGKKLVPTLSSPITTNQVLATCHSLVQMEDELIGDPLEKATLSAVEWKLTRNDAVIPTKIKTHGLKIFQRFHFSSALKRMSVIAGYSATAGETEYIATVKGAPETLKAMFQNPPKDYDEVYLAMARRGARVLALGHKTIGVLTHQQVRELTREAAECNLEFAGFVIISCPLKTDSHAVIKEIQQSSHHVVMITGDNPLTACHVAQELRITQSEHTLVLQPPNVHSDVWHWQSIDDTLIFNLGMENLRKLIKEYDLCITGQSISHLQTLDPILMKTLLPNVKVFARVAPKQKEFVITLFKDVGFITLMCGDGTNDVGALKHADVGVALVANGPERFPEKLDKKRSKKSENINTDGTSTDRVQVPQTRGKCTSRIAKQRAINRGENLAYPEKKIANILKQMEEEEKAQVVRLGDASIAAPFSSKVSSAMSVCHIIKQGRCTLVTTLQMFKILALSALILAYSQSVLYLDGVKFSDSQQTIQGLLLAGCFLFNSRSKPLRTLSKERPLPNIFNIYTILTVLGQFVVHFTSLVYLVRDARVRSGYDEYRKVDLEAKFEPNLLNTTVYIISVTLQVSTFFVNYTGEPFMEGLKDNKPLLYSLLISGSTVLLLASGIFPQMLDMFQLVELPSDVSIACKTLRFLLSIFLKNKNFCVI; encoded by the exons atggtCCAGATCATG GTGTCTGATCCTTTTAAAGCTTCTCTTGTAAAGGTCGTGCCAACTCCTAATAATGGTTCAACAGAACTAGTGACATTAAATCATGTAACG TTATTACCGTCTGGTCAGCCTCTGGACCCAAATTCTAGTGAAGCTTCCCAGGAAAATCTTAAACAG gCTAGTTTAAAAAAAGAGGCTTGGTTCTGGTTTCAAAAAACCAAGTATGTCTACAGTGCAGATGAGAAGAAACAGTTTCTACCTCTCAACTTCCCTGTCGATTTGAGTATTAAACAGTTTTTGGAATGGAAGGGTTATCCTGACGAAGTTGAAATTAAAGCAGCTGAATACAAGTATGGAAAGAACAC CATGGAAATGATTGTCCCTAAATTCATGGAATTATTTCAAGAAAGAGCTACAGCACCGTTCTTCATCTTCCAAGTGTTTGGAGTTGCTCTGTGGAGTTTGGAAGAATACTGGTATTACAGTCTTTTCACTTTAATCATGTTGGTTGCGTTTGAAGCGACTCTCGTACAACAACAACTCCGCAACATGACTGAAATACGGAAAATGGGTAACAAACCTTACATCATTCAG GTTTACCGAAATAGGCGCTGGCGTGGAATTTACAGTGATGAACTTCTTCCTGGAGACATCGTGTCCATAG gGCGTACTCAAGATGAAAAACTTGTGCCTTGTGATTTACTGCTGTTACGTGGACCTTGTATTGTTGATGAGTCCATGTTAACTGGGGAGTCAGTACCAGTCATGAAA gAACCTGTTGAAAACTTGACTGACCACACTCATGTTTTCAACATTGAAACAGATGGTCAGCTGCATGTTTTGTATGGAGGGACAAAGGTTGTACAGCATTCAGCACCAAGTAAAACAGCAGCTGGGCTAAAAT GTGACAATATGTGCATCGCCTATGTGCTACACCACAGCTTTAACACCTCTCAGGGTAAACTTCTCCGAACCATCTTATACGGCACCAAGCATTTAACTGCAAATAACTTAGAAACCTTTTTCTTCATCCTCTTTTTGCTGTTCTTTGCAATCATAGCTGCTGCTTATGTATGGGtttatg GAACAATGGATCCTGATAGAAACAGATACAAGTTATTCTTGGAATGTGCAATAATCTTGACTTCGGTCGTTCCACCAGAACTACCAATAGAATTATCTCTTGCAGTCAACACCTCACTGTTGGCTCTTATTAAATTCA ATATATATTGTACAGAACCTTTCCGAATTCCATCTGCTGGGAAACTGGACATCTGCTGTTTCGACAAAACTGGGACACTGACCAGCGATTGTTTAGTTGTTGAAGGAGTGGCTGGACTAAA TGGTAAAAAGTTAGTTCCGACTCTTTCATCACCAATAACAACCAACCAGGTTCTGGCTACGTGCCACTCTCTGGTTCAAATGGAAGACGAACTTATTGGGGATCCTCTGGAAAAAGCTACTCTCTCTGCCGTTGAGTGGAAATTAACAAGGA ATGATGCTGTAATACCAACGAAAATAAAAACCCATGGATTGAAGATCTTCCAGCGTTTCCATTTCTCCAGTGCACTGAAAAGAATGTCTGTGATAGCCGGTTACTCTGCCACTGCTGGTGAGACGGAATACATTGCCACTGTCAAAGGAGCACCAGAAACCCTTAAAGCTATG tttcaaaatCCACCAAAAGACTATGATGAAGTTTATTTGGCTATGGCTAGAAGAGGAGCTCGAGTTTTGGCTTTGGGCCACAAGACTATTGGGGTTCTGACTCACCAACAG GTGCGAGAACTGACCCGAGAGGCTGCAGAATGCAATTTAGAGTTTGCTGGATTTGTCATCATTTCCTGCCCACTGAAGACTGACTCTCATGCGGTTATCAAAGAAATTCAACAGTCATCTCATCAT GTGGTTATGATTACTGGGGACAACCCATTAACAGCTTGCCACGTCGCTCAAGAGTTGAGAATCACTCAAAGTGAACACACACTCGTACTACAACCTCCCAACGTTCACT ctGATGTATGGCACTGGCAGTCGATTGATGATACTTTGATTTTTAATTTAGGAATGGAAAACTTGCGGAAACTGATAAAGGAGTATGATTTGTGTATTACTGGTCAG AGTATATCTCATCTCCAAACTTTAGATCCTATTCTCATGAAAACCCTACTTCCTAATGTGAAAGTTTTTGCTCGGGTTGCACCGAAACAGAAG gaaTTTGTAATTACACTATTCAAAGATGTTGGTTTTATTACACTCATGTGTGGAGATGGAACAAATGATGTTGGAGCTTTGAAACATGCAGATGTTG GTGTGGCACTTGTCGCAAATGGCCCTGAAAGATTTCCAGAAAAATTAgacaaaaaaagaagtaaaaaatctgaG AACATTAATACAGATGGTACTTCTACTGACCGAGTACAGGTACCACAGACGAGAGGGAAGTGTACAAGTAGAATTGCCAAACAGAGAGCAATTAATCGGGGAGAAAATCTTGCATACCCTGAG aaaaaaatagcaaacatcttgaaacaaatggaagaagaagaaaaagctcaGGTTGTTCGATTAGGGGATGCGAGTATTGCAGCTCCATTTAGCTccaaagtgtcttctgctatgtcTG TTTGCCATATCATCAAACAAGGGCGTTGCACTTTGGTTACAACATTGCAGATGTTCAAGATTTTAGCCCTTAGTGCTTTGATATTGGCCTACAGCCAGAGTGTGCTATACCTGGATGGTGTGAAATTCAGTGACAGTCAACAAACAATACAAGGACTATTATTAGCTGGTTGTTTTCTCTTTAATTCCAGGTCGAAG CCTTTACGTACATTATCAAAAGAACGGCCTTTAcctaatatattcaatatttacacCATCTTAACGGTGCTGGGACAGTTTGTAGTCCATTTTACAAGTTTGGTATACTTGGTTAGAGACGCCAGAGTTCGCTCAGGATACGA TGAGTATCGGAAAGTTGACCTTGAAGCTAAATTTGAACCCAATTTGCTCAACACCACAGTTTATATTATTTCTGTGACACTTCAAGTTTCTACATTCTTTGTAAATTACACT GGCGAACCATTTATGGAAGGCTTAAAAGACAACAAACCCCTATTGTATAGTTTATTAATATCTGGCTCTACAGTGTTGCTATTAGCTTCTGGAATCTTCCCACAGATGCTGGATATGTTTCAACTTGTAGAACTTCCAAGTGATGTAAGTATTGCCTGCAAGACATTGCGgtttcttctttctatattcttgaaaaataaaaatttctgtgTCATATGA